One genomic region from Microbacterium sp. BK668 encodes:
- the rplT gene encoding 50S ribosomal protein L20, with translation MARVKRAVNAHKKRRVILERASGYRGQRSRLYRKAKEQVTHSLVYAYRDRRKRKGDFRRLWIQRINAASRQNGLTYNRLIQGLGLAGVQVDRRMLAELAVNEPATFASLVETAKNALPENVNAPKSA, from the coding sequence ATGGCTAGAGTCAAGCGGGCTGTCAACGCCCACAAGAAGCGCCGCGTCATCCTCGAGCGTGCCTCGGGCTACCGTGGCCAGCGTTCGCGCCTGTACCGCAAGGCGAAGGAGCAGGTCACCCACTCGCTCGTCTACGCGTACCGCGACCGCCGCAAGCGCAAGGGCGACTTCCGTCGCCTGTGGATCCAGCGCATCAACGCCGCGAGCCGTCAGAACGGCCTGACCTACAACCGCCTCATCCAGGGCCTCGGCCTCGCCGGCGTGCAGGTCGACCGCCGCATGCTCGCCGAACTGGCGGTGAACGAGCCGGCCACGTTCGCGTCGCTCGTCGAGACCGCCAAGAACGCGCTGCCCGAGAACGTCAACGCGCCCAAGTCGGCCTGA
- a CDS encoding glutamate ABC transporter substrate-binding protein, protein MRKSRIITALGLAAAAALPLTACNSGTPGGSPTTESSGEAEESGTWFTVADSVDLEGSPTYDAIQERGTVKVGVKEDQPGLGYLDPTTGDRTGFDVDVARWIAASLGYDEDQIEYTAIPSANREQAILNGDIDYYVGTYSITDKRKDQISFAGPYFITGQGLLVAADNEDISGPDDLAGKNVCSATGSTSIQKIKDDYPDATTTEFDTYSQCVEQLKSGQVDAVTTDEAILIGYAAQDPDNLKVVGDVFSEERYGVGLAKGDTALQEFINTMFTDGGDIWQAVFDKNLGPAGVTGEQPQTDPVS, encoded by the coding sequence ATGCGAAAGTCACGGATCATCACGGCCCTCGGCCTTGCAGCCGCAGCCGCGCTCCCACTCACGGCCTGCAACAGCGGCACGCCGGGCGGCTCGCCGACGACGGAGTCCTCGGGAGAGGCCGAGGAGAGCGGCACGTGGTTCACCGTCGCCGACAGCGTCGACCTCGAGGGAAGCCCCACCTACGACGCGATCCAGGAGCGCGGCACCGTCAAGGTCGGTGTCAAGGAGGACCAGCCGGGCCTCGGCTACCTCGACCCCACGACGGGCGACCGCACCGGCTTCGACGTCGACGTCGCGCGGTGGATCGCGGCATCCCTCGGCTACGACGAGGATCAGATCGAGTACACGGCGATCCCTTCGGCGAACCGCGAGCAGGCGATCCTCAACGGCGACATCGACTACTACGTCGGCACCTACTCGATCACCGACAAGCGCAAGGACCAGATCTCCTTCGCGGGCCCCTACTTCATCACCGGGCAGGGCCTCCTGGTCGCCGCCGACAATGAGGACATCAGCGGTCCCGACGACCTGGCCGGCAAGAACGTCTGCTCGGCGACGGGCTCGACCTCGATCCAGAAGATCAAGGACGACTATCCCGACGCCACGACCACGGAGTTCGACACGTACTCGCAGTGCGTGGAGCAGCTCAAGAGCGGGCAGGTGGATGCCGTCACCACCGACGAGGCGATCCTCATCGGCTACGCGGCACAGGACCCCGACAACCTCAAGGTCGTCGGCGACGTCTTCAGCGAGGAGCGCTACGGCGTGGGCCTTGCCAAGGGCGACACCGCGCTGCAGGAGTTCATCAACACCATGTTCACCGACGGCGGCGACATCTGGCAGGCCGTCTTCGACAAGAACCTTGGCCCGGCCGGCGTCACGGGCGAGCAGCCCCAGACCGATCCCGTCAGCTGA
- a CDS encoding amino acid ABC transporter permease: MNQIIDYPDVWLEALWGTLVLFVGGGLIALVLGVIVGAMRVSPVPIARSVGAVYVNWIRNTPLTLVMFFFAFCVPLLLPGRANFLVLAVWALGIYTATYVAETIRSGVNTVPVGQAEAARALGLTFGQVMSLIVLPQAARSVIPPMMSVFIALLKNTTVAAGFAVVNLGNIRADMSEKGENQLVTILLVMVVFVIMVFLLAWVQRILERKWRIAR, encoded by the coding sequence GTGAACCAGATCATCGACTACCCCGACGTCTGGCTCGAGGCGCTGTGGGGCACACTCGTGCTCTTCGTCGGCGGAGGGCTCATCGCGCTCGTGCTCGGCGTCATCGTCGGGGCGATGCGCGTCTCACCGGTTCCCATCGCGCGCTCGGTCGGCGCGGTGTACGTGAACTGGATCCGCAACACCCCCCTCACGCTCGTGATGTTCTTCTTCGCCTTCTGCGTCCCGCTCCTTCTGCCGGGACGCGCGAACTTCCTCGTGCTCGCGGTGTGGGCGCTCGGCATCTACACGGCGACCTACGTCGCCGAGACGATCCGCTCCGGCGTCAACACCGTCCCCGTCGGGCAGGCCGAGGCCGCGCGCGCGCTCGGGCTCACCTTCGGTCAGGTGATGAGTCTCATCGTCCTGCCGCAGGCCGCGCGGTCGGTCATCCCGCCGATGATGAGCGTCTTCATCGCCCTCCTCAAGAACACGACCGTCGCCGCGGGCTTCGCCGTGGTGAATCTCGGCAACATCCGCGCCGACATGAGCGAGAAGGGGGAGAACCAGCTCGTGACGATCCTGCTCGTCATGGTGGTCTTCGTCATCATGGTGTTCCTCCTGGCGTGGGTCCAGCGCATCCTCGAGCGGAAGTGGAGGATCGCGCGATGA
- a CDS encoding RNA methyltransferase: MLENPRSPRVRAVAKLVKRSARQETGLFLLEGPQAAREVLAYRPDTLVEVFATPTAMDKHGGIRDAARDAGIDVEYTTEAVLDAMADTVTPQGIVAVARQSPTSMREVFAAQPTLVAICEEVRDPGNLGTIIRAADAAGADAVVLTGRTVDPYNPKVVRATTGSLFHLPVAVGVELAATAELAHAAGLRIIAADVEGEDFLAHRELLAEPTAWLFGNEARGLDEASLSHADLSLRLPIYGSAESLNLATAASVCLYESAFAQRAVRTP, encoded by the coding sequence GTGCTCGAGAACCCGCGTTCGCCGCGAGTGCGCGCCGTCGCGAAGCTCGTGAAGCGGAGCGCCCGTCAGGAGACCGGCCTGTTCCTCCTGGAGGGGCCGCAAGCCGCGCGCGAAGTGCTCGCGTACCGGCCCGACACGCTCGTCGAGGTGTTCGCGACGCCCACCGCGATGGACAAGCACGGCGGCATCCGCGATGCCGCGCGGGACGCCGGCATCGACGTGGAGTACACGACCGAAGCCGTCCTCGACGCCATGGCCGACACCGTGACCCCTCAGGGGATCGTCGCCGTCGCGCGCCAGTCACCGACGTCGATGCGCGAGGTCTTCGCGGCGCAGCCGACACTCGTCGCGATCTGCGAGGAGGTGCGCGACCCCGGCAACCTCGGGACCATCATCCGTGCCGCGGATGCCGCCGGGGCCGACGCCGTCGTGCTCACGGGCCGCACCGTCGATCCCTACAATCCCAAGGTCGTCCGCGCGACGACGGGATCGCTCTTCCACCTCCCGGTCGCCGTCGGCGTCGAGCTGGCTGCGACCGCCGAGCTCGCCCACGCCGCCGGCCTGCGCATCATCGCGGCCGACGTCGAGGGCGAGGACTTCCTCGCGCACCGCGAGCTGCTCGCCGAGCCGACCGCGTGGCTGTTCGGGAACGAGGCGCGCGGGCTCGACGAGGCATCCCTGAGTCACGCGGATCTGTCGCTGCGACTGCCCATCTACGGCTCCGCCGAATCGCTCAACCTCGCCACCGCCGCGAGCGTCTGCCTCTACGAGAGCGCGTTCGCGCAGCGCGCCGTGCGGACGCCGTAG
- a CDS encoding dienelactone hydrolase family protein yields MAETIQLTAPDATGFDVYVARPAGRPVGGLVVIHEIWGLVDHIRDVADRFADEGWLVAAPDILSRAGVEPQLGEELFGLLNSPDEEVRTAAQPRLRDALSEMRAPGYAEWAVPALRSVVDWLEDQPDVGGRVAVTGFCFGGTYAFALAASDARLRAVVPFYGTAPSAERIAQIQAPVLALYGEQDQALVDALPGVRQAMADAGVEFEAVVYPGAQHAFFNDTGSRYSAAHAMEAWARVLAFLDEKVVGE; encoded by the coding sequence GTGGCCGAGACCATCCAGCTGACCGCACCCGACGCCACCGGGTTCGACGTGTACGTCGCACGGCCCGCGGGCCGACCCGTCGGAGGCCTCGTCGTCATCCATGAGATCTGGGGGCTCGTCGACCACATCCGCGATGTCGCCGACCGCTTCGCCGACGAGGGATGGCTCGTCGCGGCGCCCGACATCCTGAGCAGAGCCGGGGTCGAGCCGCAGCTCGGCGAGGAGCTCTTCGGCCTTCTGAACAGCCCCGACGAGGAGGTGCGCACCGCTGCGCAGCCCCGCCTGCGGGACGCCCTCTCCGAGATGAGGGCTCCGGGTTATGCGGAGTGGGCCGTACCGGCGCTGCGCAGCGTCGTGGACTGGCTGGAGGACCAGCCTGACGTCGGCGGCCGCGTCGCGGTCACGGGCTTCTGCTTCGGGGGCACGTATGCCTTCGCGCTCGCCGCGTCGGATGCCCGGCTTCGGGCCGTCGTCCCGTTCTACGGCACGGCACCGTCGGCGGAGCGGATCGCGCAGATCCAGGCCCCGGTGCTCGCGCTGTACGGCGAGCAGGACCAGGCGCTCGTCGACGCACTCCCCGGCGTCCGCCAGGCGATGGCCGATGCCGGGGTGGAGTTCGAAGCGGTGGTGTATCCCGGCGCGCAGCACGCCTTCTTCAACGACACCGGCAGCCGCTACAGCGCCGCCCACGCGATGGAGGCGTGGGCCCGCGTGCTCGCGTTCCTCGACGAGAAGGTCGTCGGGGAGTGA
- the rpmI gene encoding 50S ribosomal protein L35, with protein MPKQKTHSGAKKRFKVTGTGKLKKQQANLRHNFEGKPTKRTRRLSADKILSPGDAKVAKKLLGI; from the coding sequence ATGCCGAAGCAGAAGACCCACTCGGGTGCCAAGAAGCGTTTCAAGGTGACCGGCACCGGCAAGCTCAAGAAGCAGCAGGCGAACCTCCGCCACAACTTCGAGGGCAAGCCCACCAAGCGCACGCGCCGCCTGTCCGCCGACAAGATCCTCTCCCCGGGTGACGCCAAGGTCGCCAAGAAGCTCCTCGGCATCTGA
- the pheT gene encoding phenylalanine--tRNA ligase subunit beta: MRVPLSWLREYVDVPTDASADDVLAALVRVGFEEEDVHRFDLRGPIVVGEVVEFVEEPQSNGKTIRWCQVRVAADDELAADGGPAVHGIVCGARNFFAGDKVVVTMPGSVLPGPFPIAARKTYGHVSDGMIASAKELGLGDEHSGILRLVELGIDAPVGTDAVALLGLDDVAVDINVTPDRGYALSVRGVAREYSHATGAAFRDPGLRERDEVGLVDEKAFEVAVDDAAPIRGRAGATEFVARIVRDVDPTKPTPAWMVARLTLAGIRSLGILIDITNYVMLELGQPIHGYDLDKLQGGITVRRATAGEQLATLDGKVRALSAEDLLITDASGPIGLAGVMGGGTTEMSDTTRNVLIEAATFDPVSIARTARRHKLPSEASRRFERGVDPAIPFVAAARVAELMVQYAGGTDTRSGGALSRTLETRAIELPVGFVQGIIGVQYSREEIVDALETIGCHVDPSSSAPGEGWRVTPPSWRPDLTDKWTLAEEVARIEGYDRIPSVLPLPPSGRGLTSAQQGRRRVANALAAAGFVETPSFGFTTEELNDLHGSPSGGHLPSVRLANPLDGQSPFLRRSLVPGLLQVAHRNQSRGLSDLSLFETGTVFLPEAGVRYGTSFVPPLAVRPDAATLAELDASIPPQHRHVAVLLTGSVVAKQPGQPPVAAELADALDAVRIIGAAAGVSIDVAQGERAALHPGRTGVLSVGTTEVGYVGEVLPAVAEASDLPGRVYVAEIDLDLILSLAGEKVVAASLSTFPAATQDVSLVLPAEVPAAAARAALVEGAGELLESARLVDDYRGQGLPEGSKSLTFALRFRAPDRTLTAAEATEAKLAGVAAASSRFGASLRE, from the coding sequence ATGCGGGTTCCGCTTTCGTGGCTGCGGGAGTACGTCGACGTGCCGACGGATGCCTCGGCCGACGACGTCCTCGCCGCGCTCGTGCGCGTCGGCTTCGAGGAGGAGGACGTCCACCGCTTCGACCTCCGGGGGCCGATCGTCGTGGGCGAGGTCGTCGAGTTCGTCGAGGAGCCGCAGTCGAACGGCAAGACGATCCGATGGTGCCAGGTGCGCGTCGCCGCGGACGACGAGCTCGCCGCTGACGGCGGTCCGGCCGTCCACGGCATCGTGTGCGGCGCCCGCAACTTCTTCGCCGGCGACAAGGTCGTGGTGACCATGCCCGGCTCGGTGCTGCCCGGCCCGTTCCCGATCGCGGCGCGCAAGACCTACGGGCACGTCTCGGACGGCATGATCGCGTCGGCGAAGGAGCTGGGGCTCGGCGACGAGCACTCCGGCATCCTCCGCCTCGTCGAGCTCGGCATCGACGCACCCGTCGGCACCGACGCCGTCGCGCTGCTCGGCCTCGACGACGTCGCCGTCGACATCAACGTCACGCCCGACCGCGGCTACGCGCTGTCGGTGCGCGGCGTCGCGCGCGAGTACTCGCATGCGACCGGTGCCGCCTTCCGCGACCCCGGACTCCGCGAACGGGACGAAGTCGGCCTGGTCGACGAGAAGGCGTTCGAGGTGGCCGTCGACGACGCCGCCCCCATCCGCGGCCGAGCCGGAGCGACGGAGTTCGTCGCGCGCATCGTCCGGGACGTCGACCCCACCAAGCCGACGCCCGCGTGGATGGTCGCGCGGCTGACGCTCGCCGGCATCCGCTCCCTCGGGATACTGATCGACATCACCAACTACGTGATGCTCGAGCTCGGGCAGCCGATCCACGGCTACGACCTCGACAAGCTGCAGGGCGGCATCACGGTCCGCCGCGCGACTGCGGGCGAGCAGCTCGCGACGCTCGACGGCAAGGTCCGCGCGCTGTCTGCCGAAGACCTCCTCATCACGGATGCCTCGGGTCCCATCGGCCTCGCGGGCGTCATGGGCGGCGGCACGACGGAGATGAGCGACACCACCCGCAACGTGCTGATCGAGGCGGCGACGTTCGACCCCGTGTCGATCGCACGCACGGCCCGTCGGCACAAGCTCCCGAGCGAGGCATCCCGTCGCTTCGAGCGCGGCGTCGACCCCGCGATCCCCTTCGTCGCGGCGGCCAGGGTCGCCGAGCTCATGGTCCAGTACGCCGGCGGCACCGACACGCGCAGCGGAGGCGCGCTCTCGCGCACGCTCGAGACGCGCGCGATCGAGCTTCCCGTCGGCTTCGTGCAGGGCATCATCGGGGTCCAGTACAGCCGGGAGGAGATCGTCGACGCGCTCGAGACGATCGGATGCCACGTGGATCCGTCCTCCTCCGCGCCGGGCGAGGGGTGGCGCGTGACGCCCCCGTCATGGCGCCCCGACCTCACCGACAAGTGGACGCTCGCCGAGGAGGTCGCCCGGATCGAGGGCTACGACCGCATCCCGTCGGTGCTGCCCCTCCCGCCCTCGGGGCGCGGCCTGACCTCGGCGCAGCAGGGCCGTCGCCGCGTCGCCAACGCGCTCGCCGCGGCGGGGTTCGTCGAGACGCCGTCGTTCGGATTCACGACCGAGGAGCTCAACGACCTGCACGGCTCGCCGTCGGGGGGGCACCTCCCGTCGGTGCGGCTGGCGAACCCGCTCGACGGGCAGTCGCCGTTCCTGCGGCGGTCGCTCGTTCCGGGCCTCCTGCAGGTCGCCCACCGCAACCAGTCGCGCGGTCTCTCCGATCTCTCGCTCTTCGAGACGGGCACCGTCTTCCTCCCGGAGGCGGGCGTTCGCTACGGCACGTCGTTCGTTCCGCCTCTCGCGGTGCGACCGGATGCCGCGACCCTGGCCGAGCTCGATGCCTCCATCCCGCCGCAGCACCGCCACGTGGCCGTGCTCCTGACGGGGAGCGTCGTCGCCAAGCAGCCGGGACAGCCGCCTGTCGCGGCCGAGCTCGCCGACGCGCTGGACGCCGTGCGGATCATCGGCGCGGCCGCCGGGGTCTCGATCGACGTGGCGCAGGGCGAGCGAGCGGCGCTGCACCCGGGACGCACGGGAGTGCTCTCGGTCGGCACGACCGAGGTCGGCTACGTCGGAGAGGTGCTGCCCGCCGTCGCCGAGGCATCCGACCTCCCGGGTCGCGTCTACGTCGCCGAGATCGACCTGGACCTGATCCTGTCGCTCGCGGGCGAGAAGGTCGTCGCGGCGTCGCTGTCGACGTTCCCCGCCGCGACGCAGGACGTCTCGCTCGTGCTGCCCGCGGAGGTGCCCGCGGCCGCGGCACGTGCCGCGCTCGTCGAGGGCGCGGGGGAGCTGCTCGAATCGGCACGACTCGTCGACGACTATCGCGGCCAGGGTCTTCCCGAGGGTTCGAAGAGCCTGACGTTCGCGTTGCGCTTCCGCGCGCCCGACCGAACCCTGACGGCGGCCGAGGCGACCGAGGCGAAGCTCGCCGGCGTGGCCGCGGCGTCCTCGCGCTTCGGGGCATCCCTCCGCGAGTGA
- a CDS encoding amino acid ABC transporter ATP-binding protein, producing MATLDDGAPKTSSISVRRGDPLVVITDVQKHYGDFQALKDIDLTVNRGEVVVVIGPSGSGKSTLCRTINRLETITSGTITIDGKELPKEGRSLAELRADVGMVFQSFNLFAHLTILDNVTLGPIKVRKMKKADAEREAKVLLDRVGVGQQANKLPAQLSGGQQQRVAIARALAMNPKVMLFDEPTSALDPEMINEVLDVMVSLAQEGMTMIVVTHEMGFARKAADRVVFMSDGQIVEEAVPEQFFTNPQSARAKDFLSKLLTH from the coding sequence ATGGCGACACTCGACGACGGTGCCCCGAAGACGTCCAGCATCTCTGTGCGTCGAGGTGACCCGCTCGTGGTCATCACGGACGTGCAGAAGCACTACGGAGACTTCCAGGCGCTGAAAGACATCGACCTCACGGTCAACCGCGGCGAGGTGGTCGTGGTGATCGGCCCGTCCGGCTCGGGCAAGTCGACCCTCTGCCGCACCATCAACCGTCTCGAGACCATCACCAGCGGCACGATCACGATCGACGGCAAGGAGCTGCCGAAAGAGGGCCGCTCCCTCGCCGAGCTGCGGGCGGACGTGGGGATGGTCTTCCAGTCGTTCAACCTCTTCGCACACCTGACCATCCTCGACAACGTGACGCTCGGGCCGATCAAGGTACGCAAGATGAAGAAGGCGGATGCCGAGCGCGAGGCGAAGGTCCTTCTCGACCGTGTCGGGGTGGGCCAGCAGGCGAACAAGCTTCCGGCGCAGCTGTCGGGCGGCCAGCAGCAGCGCGTCGCGATCGCCCGCGCCCTGGCCATGAACCCGAAGGTCATGCTCTTCGACGAGCCGACGAGCGCGCTGGACCCCGAGATGATCAACGAGGTGCTCGACGTCATGGTCAGCCTCGCGCAGGAGGGGATGACGATGATCGTCGTGACCCACGAGATGGGCTTCGCGCGCAAAGCCGCCGACCGCGTCGTGTTCATGTCGGACGGCCAGATCGTCGAGGAAGCGGTACCCGAGCAGTTCTTCACGAACCCGCAGAGCGCGCGGGCGAAGGACTTCCTCTCGAAGCTCCTGACGCACTGA
- the infC gene encoding translation initiation factor IF-3 has protein sequence MATTRTNEEFRISDPRTNERIRVPEVRLVGPNGEQVGVVRIEVAQRLAQEADLDLVEVAPNSKPPVVKIMDYGKFKYEAAQKAKEARRNQANTVLKEVRFRLKIEAHDYQTKLKRAEGFLQSGDKVKAMILFRGREQSRPEQGVRLLRKFAEDVAKFGTVESNPTIDGRNMTMVIAPHKNKSEVKTEQNAQRAANKEAARTARTGAPSDEPASSVQPQVETAE, from the coding sequence GTGGCCACCACCCGCACGAATGAGGAGTTCCGCATCAGCGATCCCCGCACCAATGAGCGCATCCGCGTGCCCGAGGTCCGACTCGTCGGTCCGAACGGCGAGCAGGTCGGCGTCGTCCGCATCGAGGTTGCGCAGCGTCTGGCTCAGGAGGCCGATCTCGACCTGGTCGAGGTCGCACCGAACTCGAAGCCTCCCGTCGTCAAGATCATGGACTACGGGAAGTTCAAGTACGAGGCCGCTCAGAAGGCCAAGGAGGCCCGGCGCAACCAGGCGAACACGGTCCTCAAGGAGGTCCGTTTCCGTCTGAAGATCGAGGCGCACGACTACCAGACCAAACTCAAGCGCGCCGAAGGCTTCCTCCAGTCCGGGGACAAGGTCAAGGCGATGATCCTCTTCCGCGGTCGCGAGCAGTCGCGCCCGGAGCAGGGTGTGCGCCTCCTCCGGAAGTTCGCGGAGGACGTGGCCAAGTTCGGGACGGTGGAGTCGAATCCCACGATCGACGGCCGCAACATGACGATGGTGATCGCACCGCACAAGAACAAGTCCGAGGTGAAGACCGAGCAGAACGCTCAGCGCGCCGCCAACAAGGAGGCGGCTCGCACCGCTCGCACCGGCGCACCCTCGGATGAGCCCGCGTCCTCGGTCCAACCGCAGGTGGAGACCGCCGAGTAG
- the pheS gene encoding phenylalanine--tRNA ligase subunit alpha: MSDVLEITPEAVDDAVAAALAAIAGAATTADLKAARSAHSAEGSTLAKLNARLREVAPEKKAEFGKLIGQARGRVNQALAAREAAVAEAETAARLEAERVDITALAQRARVGARHPISLLQEEVADLFVGMGWEIAEGPELEHEWFNFDALNFDEDHPARQMQDTFFVDPVERHLVMRTHTSPVQVRSMLERDLPLYVLCPGRVYRTDEFDATHLPVFTQFEGIVVDRGITMAHLKGTLDHAARVLFGPEAKTRFRANYFPFTEPSAELDLWHPTFKGGARWIEWGGCGMINPNVLRAAGIDPEEYSGFAFGMGIERTLMFRSDVQDMRDMAEGDVRFSEQFGMVV; encoded by the coding sequence GTGTCTGACGTTCTGGAGATCACCCCCGAGGCGGTGGATGACGCGGTCGCGGCGGCCCTCGCGGCGATCGCCGGCGCCGCCACGACGGCTGACCTGAAGGCCGCGCGCAGCGCGCACAGCGCCGAGGGCTCGACGCTGGCGAAGCTCAACGCGCGGCTGCGCGAGGTCGCGCCGGAGAAGAAGGCCGAGTTCGGAAAGCTCATCGGCCAGGCGCGCGGGCGCGTGAACCAGGCCCTCGCCGCGCGGGAGGCCGCGGTCGCCGAGGCCGAGACCGCCGCCCGGCTCGAAGCCGAGCGCGTCGACATCACGGCGCTCGCGCAGCGGGCACGCGTCGGGGCGCGGCATCCCATCTCCCTGCTCCAGGAGGAGGTCGCCGACCTCTTCGTCGGGATGGGCTGGGAGATCGCGGAGGGACCCGAGCTCGAGCACGAGTGGTTCAACTTCGACGCCCTCAACTTCGATGAGGACCACCCGGCCCGTCAGATGCAGGACACCTTCTTCGTCGACCCCGTCGAGCGTCATCTCGTCATGCGCACCCACACCAGCCCCGTCCAGGTCCGCTCGATGCTCGAGCGCGACCTGCCGCTGTACGTGCTGTGCCCGGGGCGGGTGTACCGCACGGACGAGTTCGATGCGACCCACCTGCCGGTGTTCACGCAGTTCGAGGGCATCGTCGTCGACCGCGGCATCACGATGGCGCACCTGAAGGGCACGCTCGACCACGCGGCGCGCGTGCTGTTCGGACCCGAGGCGAAGACGCGCTTCCGTGCCAACTACTTCCCCTTCACCGAGCCGTCGGCCGAGCTGGACCTGTGGCACCCGACGTTCAAGGGCGGTGCCCGCTGGATCGAGTGGGGCGGCTGCGGGATGATCAACCCGAACGTGCTGCGCGCCGCCGGGATCGACCCCGAGGAGTACTCGGGCTTCGCCTTCGGCATGGGCATCGAGCGCACGCTCATGTTCCGCTCCGACGTGCAGGACATGCGCGACATGGCCGAGGGCGACGTCCGCTTCAGCGAGCAGTTCGGGATGGTGGTCTGA
- a CDS encoding amino acid ABC transporter permease produces MSTSSVLYDVPGPKAVVRNRILGIVTILVVLGILGFVIYRFWVTGQFSAEKWYAFTFTRIWEQFGLATLRTLAAFAVAAVGALILGFVLAIGRLSDHAWIRLPITAITEVFRAIPVLVFMILLYYGLPVIGIKMPSYWAVVIALIAYNGSVLAEVIRAGVESLPRGQREAGFAIGLRKSGVLRLILLPQAIRAMLPVIISQLVVCLKDTALGFIITYPELLYFARTLGSNAVLGSPLIPAALVAGAIYVVLCLILSYAAYVVEKRLRRSPRTVAVAGAGLGPGVGNAPTTDTALLAAQQELDVIERDAGGS; encoded by the coding sequence ATGAGCACGAGCTCCGTCCTCTACGACGTGCCCGGACCGAAGGCCGTCGTCCGCAACCGGATCCTCGGTATCGTCACGATCCTCGTCGTGCTCGGCATCCTGGGCTTCGTCATCTACCGCTTCTGGGTGACCGGTCAGTTCAGCGCCGAGAAGTGGTACGCCTTCACCTTCACGCGCATCTGGGAGCAGTTCGGGCTCGCGACCCTGCGCACGCTCGCGGCCTTCGCGGTCGCCGCCGTCGGAGCGCTCATCCTCGGCTTCGTGCTCGCCATCGGCCGTCTCTCCGACCACGCCTGGATCCGGCTGCCGATCACGGCGATCACCGAGGTCTTCCGCGCCATCCCGGTGCTCGTCTTCATGATCCTGCTCTACTACGGCCTGCCCGTCATCGGGATCAAGATGCCGTCCTACTGGGCGGTCGTCATCGCGCTCATCGCCTACAACGGCTCCGTTCTCGCCGAGGTCATCCGGGCGGGGGTCGAATCGCTCCCGCGGGGTCAGCGCGAGGCGGGCTTCGCGATCGGGCTGCGCAAGTCGGGCGTGCTGAGGCTGATCCTCCTGCCCCAGGCGATCCGCGCCATGCTGCCGGTCATCATCTCCCAGCTCGTGGTGTGCTTGAAGGACACGGCGCTCGGGTTCATCATCACGTACCCGGAGCTGCTGTACTTCGCCCGCACCCTCGGCTCCAACGCCGTGCTCGGGTCGCCCCTCATCCCGGCCGCTCTCGTCGCCGGCGCGATCTACGTCGTGCTCTGCCTGATCCTCTCCTACGCCGCTTACGTCGTCGAGAAGCGACTGCGGCGCTCGCCGCGGACGGTCGCCGTCGCGGGGGCGGGCCTCGGTCCCGGCGTCGGCAATGCGCCGACGACCGACACGGCGCTTCTCGCGGCCCAGCAGGAGCTCGACGTCATCGAGCGCGACGCCGGCGGCTCGTAG